The Nocardioides pantholopis genome window below encodes:
- a CDS encoding MBL fold metallo-hydrolase: MKLGPHLHRIGNDIVAAYLVDTDEGVSVIDAGLAGHWRDLLDELGVMGRSLDDVRGVVLTHGDTDHIGFAERLRRDHGVPVFVHAADADRARGGEKPKTPMGPKRVGPMVTFAAYALRKRGWRTEYLTEVTAVADGEVLALPGSPRVIAMPGHSPGSIAVHVPVADAVFVGDALTTRHVLTGRTGVQPAPFTDDPSQALESLARLAGVDASWVLPGHGAPWRGDLTAVPAKVRQAAD, translated from the coding sequence TGAAGCTCGGCCCACACCTGCACCGCATCGGCAACGACATCGTGGCGGCCTACCTGGTCGACACCGACGAGGGCGTGAGCGTCATCGACGCCGGGCTCGCCGGGCACTGGCGCGACCTGCTCGACGAGCTCGGCGTCATGGGCCGCTCGCTGGACGACGTACGCGGGGTCGTGCTGACTCACGGCGACACCGACCACATCGGGTTCGCCGAGCGGTTGCGCCGAGACCACGGTGTGCCCGTCTTCGTCCATGCAGCCGACGCCGATCGCGCCCGCGGTGGCGAGAAGCCGAAGACGCCGATGGGGCCCAAGCGCGTCGGCCCGATGGTCACGTTCGCCGCCTACGCGCTGCGCAAGCGCGGCTGGCGCACGGAGTACCTGACCGAGGTCACCGCGGTTGCGGACGGCGAGGTGCTGGCGCTGCCGGGCTCGCCCCGGGTCATCGCGATGCCGGGGCACTCCCCCGGCAGCATCGCCGTGCACGTCCCGGTCGCGGACGCCGTCTTCGTCGGCGACGCCCTCACCACCCGCCACGTCCTGACCGGCCGCACCGGCGTCCAGCCCGCGCCGTTCACCGACGACCCGTCGCAGGCACTGGAATCCCTCGCCCGGCTCGCCGGCGTCGATGCCAGCTGGGTGCTCCCCGGGCACGGCGCCCCGTGGCGCGGCGACCTGACCGCCGTACCAGCGAAGGTGCGCCAGGCTGCCGATTGA
- a CDS encoding 2-phosphosulfolactate phosphatase, translating into MADLFGQGDFAVRMDWGPTGARATRSDLAVVVDVLSFSTSVCVAVERGMRIYPYPWRGPQAQAYAEERGAVLAVGRLEAVRDGQVRAPSLSPAGLLECPPVDRLVLPSPNGSTIAAALDEVGARVAVGCLRNARAVAAWLAPQLEAGRSVAVIAAGERWSADDSLRPAVEDQLGAGAVLSGLVALGHGHRMSPEARLAADLFEAARGRLRDVLANCVGGLELADKGFGADVDVAAALESSGTVPVLVDGAFGPGGAPGAAV; encoded by the coding sequence GTGGCTGATCTCTTCGGGCAGGGCGACTTCGCCGTACGCATGGACTGGGGACCGACCGGCGCGCGAGCCACCCGCTCCGACCTCGCCGTGGTCGTCGACGTGCTGAGCTTCTCGACCTCGGTCTGCGTCGCGGTCGAGCGCGGGATGCGGATCTACCCCTATCCGTGGCGCGGCCCGCAGGCGCAGGCGTACGCCGAGGAACGCGGCGCGGTGCTCGCGGTGGGACGCCTGGAGGCGGTCCGCGACGGTCAGGTCCGCGCCCCGTCGCTCTCGCCGGCCGGTCTCCTCGAGTGCCCGCCGGTGGATCGTCTGGTGCTGCCCTCGCCGAACGGCTCCACCATCGCCGCAGCCCTGGACGAGGTCGGCGCTCGCGTCGCGGTCGGGTGCCTCCGCAACGCCCGCGCCGTCGCGGCCTGGCTGGCTCCGCAGCTCGAGGCCGGCCGCTCGGTGGCCGTGATCGCCGCGGGCGAGCGCTGGAGCGCCGACGACTCGCTGCGGCCGGCCGTCGAGGACCAGCTGGGGGCCGGCGCGGTCCTGTCCGGGCTCGTCGCCCTCGGGCACGGACACCGGATGAGCCCCGAGGCCCGGCTCGCCGCCGACCTGTTCGAGGCGGCCCGCGGGCGACTCCGCGATGTCCTGGCCAACTGCGTCGGCGGGCTGGAGCTGGCGGACAAGGGGTTCGGCGCCGATGTCGACGTCGCCGCCGCGCTCGAGTCCTCCGGCACCGTGCCGGTCCTGGTGGACGGGGCGTTCGGTCCTGGGGGTGCGCCGGGGGCTGCCGTTTGA
- a CDS encoding class I SAM-dependent methyltransferase, whose translation MTEQPGYDVLAEAYAARFPDPYLRPLERHAVRAFAAAVRETGLPGPVVDIGCGTGGVAADLAEQGLAVVAVEPSARMLEIATATHAATPVRWVRDDARLGASGLEGVAAIIARFSLIHVPPAQVPAVLERWADLLPDGGLVLVAFQCLDDSPSAAVPEPWVEWSHQVARAWRWHPTALAAAFAAAGFREEWRAVSRPDEDHRFPEAHLQLRREC comes from the coding sequence GTGACCGAGCAGCCCGGGTACGACGTGCTCGCCGAGGCGTACGCCGCCAGGTTCCCCGACCCGTACCTGAGGCCGCTGGAGCGGCACGCGGTCCGGGCCTTCGCCGCCGCCGTCCGGGAGACCGGGCTGCCGGGCCCGGTCGTCGACATCGGCTGCGGGACCGGCGGGGTCGCAGCCGATCTCGCGGAGCAGGGCCTGGCGGTGGTCGCGGTCGAGCCCTCGGCGCGGATGCTCGAGATCGCGACCGCGACCCACGCGGCGACACCGGTGCGCTGGGTCCGCGATGACGCGCGGCTCGGTGCCTCCGGTCTGGAGGGGGTCGCCGCGATCATCGCCCGTTTCAGCCTGATCCACGTCCCGCCCGCGCAGGTCCCGGCCGTGCTCGAGCGCTGGGCCGACCTGCTCCCGGACGGCGGTCTCGTCCTGGTGGCCTTCCAGTGCCTCGACGACAGCCCGAGCGCCGCGGTCCCGGAGCCGTGGGTGGAGTGGTCGCACCAGGTCGCGCGCGCCTGGCGCTGGCATCCGACTGCCCTCGCAGCGGCGTTCGCGGCGGCCGGCTTCCGCGAGGAGTGGCGCGCCGTGAGCCGCCCGGACGAGGACCACCGCTTCCCCGAGGCCCACCTGCAGCTGCGCCGGGAGTGCTGA
- a CDS encoding ATP-binding cassette domain-containing protein, with product MADSHDLIRVLGARVNNLKDVSVELPKRRLTVFTGVSGSGKSSLVFGTIAAESQRLINETYSAFVQGFMPTLARPEVDLLDGLTTAILVDQERMGANPRSTVGTVTDANAMLRILFSRLGTPHLGSPQAFSFNVASISGAGAVTLEKGGRTTKEKRSFSITGGMCPRCEGRGAVNDIDLSALYDDTLSLNEGALRIPGYSMDGWYGRIYRGCGWFDPDKPIGKYTEQELDALLHKEATKIKIDGINLTYLGLIPQIQKSFLAKDVDAMQPHIRAFVERAVTFTTCPDCEGTRLTAAARSSTIHGTSIADACAMQISDLADWVGGLDEPSVAPLLGALGATLDSFVEIGLGYLSLDRPSGTLSGGEAQRTKMIRHLGSSLTDVTYVFDEPTIGLHPHDIARMNRLLLQLRDKGNTVLVVEHKPETIAIADHVVDLGPLAGSAGGEVVFEGTVAGLRASDTLTGRHLDDRAALKDTVRAPAGALEVRGADTHNLQSVDVDIPLGVLCVVTGVAGSGKSSLIHGSVAGRDGVVVVDQGAIKGSRRSNPATYTGLLDPIRKAFAKANGVKPALFSANSEGACPNCKGAGVVYTDLGMMAGVAAPCEVCEGRRFLAEVLDYTLGGKDISEVLAMPVTEAEGFFGAGEARIPAAHRILATLVDVGLGYLTLGQPLTTLSGGERQRLKLATHLGEKGGVYVLDEPTTGLHLADVENLLGLLDRIVDAGKSVIVIEHHQAVMAHADWIVDLGPGAGHDGGRIVFEGTPADLVADRSTLTGEHLAAYVGG from the coding sequence ATGGCCGACAGTCACGACCTGATCCGGGTGCTCGGCGCCCGGGTGAACAACCTCAAGGACGTCAGCGTCGAGCTCCCCAAGCGCCGGCTCACGGTCTTCACCGGCGTCTCGGGCTCGGGCAAGAGCTCCCTGGTGTTCGGCACGATCGCGGCGGAGTCCCAGCGGCTGATCAACGAGACCTACTCGGCGTTCGTGCAAGGCTTCATGCCCACGCTGGCCCGCCCCGAGGTGGACCTGCTGGACGGGCTGACGACCGCGATCCTCGTGGACCAGGAGCGGATGGGGGCCAACCCACGCTCCACGGTCGGCACCGTCACCGACGCCAACGCGATGCTGAGGATCCTGTTCAGCCGGCTCGGCACCCCGCACCTCGGCTCACCGCAGGCGTTCTCGTTCAACGTCGCCTCGATCAGCGGCGCCGGCGCGGTCACGCTGGAGAAGGGCGGGCGCACGACCAAGGAGAAGCGCTCGTTCTCGATCACCGGCGGCATGTGCCCGCGCTGCGAGGGCCGGGGCGCTGTCAACGACATCGACCTCTCGGCGCTCTACGACGACACGTTGTCGCTCAACGAGGGGGCGCTGCGGATCCCCGGCTACTCGATGGACGGCTGGTACGGCCGGATCTACCGCGGCTGCGGGTGGTTCGACCCCGACAAGCCGATCGGGAAGTACACCGAGCAGGAGCTCGACGCGCTCCTGCACAAGGAGGCCACGAAGATCAAGATCGACGGCATCAACCTGACCTATCTCGGGCTGATCCCGCAGATCCAGAAGTCGTTCCTGGCCAAGGACGTCGACGCCATGCAGCCGCACATCCGGGCGTTCGTGGAGCGGGCGGTGACATTCACGACCTGCCCCGACTGCGAGGGGACCCGCCTCACCGCGGCGGCGCGCTCGTCCACGATCCACGGCACCTCGATCGCCGACGCCTGCGCGATGCAGATCAGCGACCTCGCCGACTGGGTCGGCGGCCTGGACGAGCCGTCGGTGGCGCCGCTGCTGGGGGCCCTGGGGGCGACCCTCGACTCGTTCGTCGAGATCGGGCTCGGCTACCTCTCCCTGGACCGGCCTTCGGGCACCCTGTCCGGCGGCGAGGCGCAGCGCACCAAGATGATCCGCCACCTCGGCTCCTCGCTCACCGACGTCACCTACGTCTTCGACGAGCCGACGATCGGCCTGCATCCCCACGACATCGCCCGGATGAACCGGCTGCTGCTCCAGCTGCGCGACAAGGGCAACACGGTCCTCGTCGTCGAGCACAAGCCCGAGACCATCGCGATCGCCGACCACGTGGTCGACCTCGGCCCGCTGGCCGGGTCCGCCGGCGGCGAGGTCGTCTTCGAGGGCACAGTGGCCGGCCTGCGCGCCAGCGACACCCTCACCGGCCGCCACCTCGACGACCGGGCGGCGCTGAAGGACACGGTCCGAGCCCCAGCCGGGGCCCTGGAGGTGCGGGGCGCCGACACCCACAACCTCCAGTCCGTGGACGTCGACATCCCGCTCGGGGTGCTCTGCGTCGTCACCGGGGTGGCCGGGTCCGGCAAGAGCTCGCTGATCCACGGCTCGGTCGCCGGCCGGGACGGCGTCGTGGTCGTCGACCAGGGCGCCATCAAGGGCTCGCGGCGCAGCAACCCCGCGACGTACACGGGACTGCTCGACCCGATCCGCAAGGCGTTCGCCAAGGCGAACGGCGTCAAGCCGGCGCTGTTCAGCGCGAACTCCGAGGGTGCCTGCCCCAACTGCAAGGGTGCGGGCGTCGTCTACACCGACCTGGGGATGATGGCCGGGGTCGCGGCGCCGTGCGAGGTCTGCGAGGGCCGGCGCTTCCTGGCCGAGGTGCTCGACTACACGCTGGGCGGCAAGGACATCAGCGAGGTGCTGGCGATGCCGGTCACCGAGGCGGAGGGGTTCTTCGGCGCGGGGGAGGCGCGGATCCCGGCGGCGCACCGGATCCTGGCGACGCTGGTCGACGTCGGGCTGGGCTACCTCACCCTGGGGCAGCCGCTGACGACGCTGTCCGGCGGTGAGCGGCAGCGGCTGAAGCTGGCGACGCACCTGGGGGAGAAGGGCGGCGTCTACGTCCTCGACGAGCCGACGACCGGCCTGCACCTGGCCGACGTCGAGAACCTGCTGGGCCTGCTGGACCGGATCGTCGACGCGGGGAAGTCGGTGATCGTCATCGAGCACCACCAGGCGGTGATGGCCCATGCCGACTGGATCGTCGACCTCGGGCCGGGCGCCGGGCACGACGGCGGGCGGATCGTCTTCGAGGGCACCCCAGCCGACCTGGTCGCGGACCGCTCCACGCTCACCGGCGAGCACCTGGCGGCGTACGTCGGCGGGTGA
- a CDS encoding VOC family protein translates to MKLTIHQAFLPHHDAEASLAFYRDLLGFEVRNDVEYGGQHWLTLGPAGQPDVSIVLQPPFADPGISPEERETISAMMAKGTYAGINLATPDLAGTFDRLQAGDTEVVQEPTDQPWGVRDCAVRDPAGSMIRIFEVT, encoded by the coding sequence ATGAAACTCACCATCCACCAGGCATTCCTCCCGCACCACGACGCGGAGGCCTCGCTCGCCTTCTACCGCGACCTGCTCGGCTTCGAGGTCCGCAACGACGTCGAGTACGGCGGCCAGCACTGGCTCACCCTGGGTCCCGCCGGCCAGCCGGACGTCTCGATCGTGCTGCAGCCACCGTTCGCCGACCCGGGCATCAGCCCGGAGGAGCGCGAGACGATCTCGGCGATGATGGCCAAGGGCACCTACGCCGGCATCAACCTCGCCACCCCCGACCTCGCCGGGACCTTCGACCGGCTGCAGGCGGGGGACACCGAGGTGGTCCAGGAGCCGACCGACCAGCCCTGGGGCGTGCGCGACTGCGCCGTCCGGGACCCCGCCGGCTCGATGATCCGTATCTTCGAGGTCACCTAG
- a CDS encoding alpha/beta hydrolase: MHRPEPPPVVRRAYTDLPHGQVHLRRVQPAGPTGPTDPTDSAPPLVCLHMSPASGLVYETVMAQIGRTRTVLAPDTPGFGASDPLPAYPGIGDYADVVIALVEALQLPGPVDLMGYHTGSLTAVEVARRRPDLVRRIVAVSMPVFSEAELVRFRALYSTDPIFTVDGERLLEKWRWFVEFFRVGRVNTVEHAARIFLARLSGGERHWWGHHAAFGYDVVPVLQELRTPLLVLNPDDDLTEHTRLAVPHLASGEVLEVPRWTHGFLDTAAADAAALVTAYLDSGRVPAAP, encoded by the coding sequence GTGCACCGCCCCGAGCCGCCTCCGGTCGTACGCCGCGCCTACACCGACCTCCCCCACGGCCAGGTGCACCTACGCCGGGTCCAACCGGCCGGCCCGACCGGCCCGACCGACCCGACCGACTCGGCGCCGCCGCTGGTCTGCCTGCACATGAGCCCCGCGTCCGGCCTGGTCTACGAGACCGTGATGGCCCAGATCGGACGCACCCGAACGGTCCTCGCGCCCGACACGCCCGGCTTCGGCGCCTCGGACCCGCTGCCGGCCTACCCCGGGATCGGGGACTACGCCGACGTCGTGATCGCGCTGGTGGAGGCGCTGCAGCTCCCGGGCCCGGTCGACCTGATGGGCTACCACACCGGCTCGCTGACCGCGGTCGAGGTGGCCCGGCGCCGCCCCGACCTGGTGCGCCGCATCGTCGCGGTGTCGATGCCGGTCTTCTCCGAGGCCGAGCTGGTCCGCTTCCGGGCCCTCTACAGCACGGACCCGATCTTCACAGTGGACGGTGAGCGGCTGCTGGAGAAGTGGCGCTGGTTCGTGGAGTTCTTCCGGGTCGGCCGGGTCAACACCGTCGAGCACGCCGCCCGGATCTTCCTCGCCCGGCTCTCCGGCGGCGAGCGGCACTGGTGGGGCCACCACGCGGCGTTCGGGTACGACGTCGTCCCGGTGCTCCAGGAGCTGCGCACCCCGCTGCTGGTGCTGAACCCCGACGACGACCTGACCGAGCACACCCGGCTCGCCGTGCCGCACCTGGCCTCCGGCGAGGTGCTCGAGGTCCCGCGCTGGACGCACGGGTTCCTGGACACCGCCGCCGCGGATGCGGCGGCGCTCGTCACGGCGTACCTCGACTCCGGACGGGTTCCCGCGGCGCCCTGA
- a CDS encoding NUDIX hydrolase, whose protein sequence is MTTAPSSPPTAEPPLIRVSAVVLRDARGRVLTVRKRGTARFMLPGGKHEPGESPEQTAVRECSEEVGVHLDPVQLRRLGRFRAAAANEAGHEVEAVVFEHPSVADPVVAAEIDELRWLDPSATPLPDDLAPLLAQRVLPAL, encoded by the coding sequence ATGACCACCGCGCCGTCCTCGCCGCCGACCGCCGAGCCGCCGCTGATCCGGGTCAGCGCCGTCGTCCTGCGCGACGCGCGCGGCCGGGTGCTCACGGTGCGCAAGCGGGGGACCGCCCGGTTCATGCTGCCCGGCGGCAAGCACGAGCCGGGGGAGAGCCCGGAACAGACGGCGGTCCGGGAGTGCTCGGAGGAGGTCGGGGTCCACCTGGACCCGGTCCAGCTGCGCCGCCTCGGCCGGTTCCGGGCGGCGGCGGCGAACGAGGCCGGTCACGAGGTGGAGGCAGTCGTCTTCGAGCACCCGTCGGTCGCGGACCCGGTCGTCGCGGCGGAGATCGACGAGCTGCGGTGGCTGGACCCGTCCGCGACGCCGCTGCCCGACGACCTCGCGCCGCTGCTCGCCCAGCGGGTGCTCCCGGCGCTCTGA
- a CDS encoding GlxA family transcriptional regulator, which yields MVERLMVVVGYDDAELLDIACLTTSFSTANLLGAPAVPYRIRVVSPGGGPIGCGPGLLLAAEDALERVPAVLDTVIVSGGFGHERAAASNLVRDHVRRLAAGARRTASVCTGASVLAAAGLLDGRRATTHWQYARRLARRHPAVLVDPDPIFVRDGAVTTAAGVTSALDLALAFIEEDHGADLAREVSRNLVTYLQRPGNQSQMSIHTTAPAASSAVVRRVVSYLTADPGAPADTATLAAVAGVSVRHLTRVFAAELGTTPGRHARGVRLEVAARLLEATSEPLSTVARRCGFRSAEALRQAFVRQYGTTPSAHRRHSTRA from the coding sequence ATGGTCGAGCGCCTCATGGTCGTCGTCGGGTACGACGACGCCGAGCTGCTCGACATCGCCTGTCTCACCACGTCGTTCAGCACCGCGAACCTGCTCGGCGCGCCCGCGGTGCCGTACCGGATCCGGGTCGTCTCGCCGGGCGGCGGTCCCATCGGCTGCGGGCCGGGGCTCCTCCTCGCCGCCGAGGACGCCCTCGAGCGGGTGCCCGCGGTGCTCGACACCGTGATCGTCTCCGGCGGCTTCGGCCACGAGCGGGCCGCGGCGAGCAACCTGGTCCGCGACCACGTCCGCCGGCTCGCCGCCGGCGCGCGCCGGACCGCGTCGGTGTGCACCGGCGCCAGCGTGCTGGCGGCCGCCGGCCTGCTCGACGGTCGGCGCGCGACCACTCACTGGCAGTACGCCCGCCGGCTGGCCCGTCGCCACCCCGCGGTGCTGGTGGACCCCGACCCGATCTTCGTCCGGGACGGCGCGGTCACGACCGCCGCCGGCGTGACGAGCGCTCTCGACCTGGCCCTGGCCTTCATCGAGGAGGACCACGGCGCCGACCTCGCGCGCGAGGTGTCGCGCAACCTGGTGACCTATCTCCAGCGGCCCGGCAACCAGTCGCAGATGAGCATCCACACCACGGCGCCCGCCGCGAGCAGCGCGGTCGTCCGGCGCGTCGTCAGCTACCTGACGGCGGACCCGGGCGCCCCCGCCGACACGGCCACCCTGGCCGCGGTCGCGGGCGTCAGCGTGCGGCACCTGACCCGGGTCTTCGCGGCTGAGCTCGGCACCACGCCCGGGCGCCACGCGCGCGGCGTACGGCTGGAGGTCGCGGCGCGCCTGTTGGAGGCGACCTCGGAGCCGCTCAGCACCGTGGCTCGGCGGTGCGGGTTCCGGTCCGCCGAGGCGCTGCGCCAGGCGTTCGTCCGCCAGTACGGCACCACGCCCTCGGCGCACCGGCGTCACTCCACCCGCGCCTGA
- a CDS encoding alpha/beta fold hydrolase — MNSAASPTSTSARTGIHSTEVGDSGQRIVFLHGLFGQGRNFTQIAKALQPEARSLLVDLPNHGRSGWTEELSYPALADAVAEHLRAGYAAAGPVHVVGHSMGGKVAMLLALRHPDLVDRLVVVDIAPGESTGAGEFEHLLDSLAGLDLGALTRRSDADERLAEAIPDPRVRGFLLQNLRTGGGGFHWQANLDLLRRELPTIGGFPDAEGSFEGPVLWVAGEQSGYIEPEDRAVMDRLFPRTRLVTIKGAGHWVHSEQPDAFVSALRVFLLG, encoded by the coding sequence GTGAACTCAGCCGCGAGCCCGACGAGCACCAGCGCCAGGACCGGGATCCACAGCACCGAGGTCGGCGACAGCGGGCAGCGGATCGTCTTCCTGCACGGCCTGTTCGGGCAGGGCCGGAACTTCACCCAGATCGCGAAGGCGCTCCAGCCCGAGGCCCGCTCCCTGCTGGTCGACCTGCCGAACCACGGCCGCTCGGGCTGGACCGAGGAGCTCTCCTACCCGGCCCTGGCCGACGCCGTCGCCGAGCACCTGCGCGCCGGGTACGCCGCGGCGGGCCCGGTCCACGTCGTCGGCCACTCGATGGGCGGCAAGGTCGCCATGCTGCTCGCGCTGCGGCACCCCGACCTCGTCGACCGGCTCGTGGTCGTCGACATCGCGCCGGGGGAGAGCACCGGAGCCGGCGAGTTCGAGCACCTGCTGGACAGCCTGGCCGGACTCGACCTCGGAGCCCTCACCCGGCGCTCCGATGCCGACGAGCGCCTCGCTGAGGCGATCCCCGACCCGCGGGTCCGGGGCTTCCTGCTGCAGAACCTGCGCACCGGCGGGGGCGGCTTCCACTGGCAGGCCAACCTGGACCTGCTGCGCCGGGAGCTGCCGACGATCGGCGGGTTCCCCGACGCGGAGGGCAGCTTCGAGGGTCCGGTGCTCTGGGTCGCCGGCGAGCAGTCCGGCTACATCGAGCCGGAGGATCGCGCAGTGATGGACCGCCTGTTCCCGCGCACCCGGCTGGTCACGATCAAGGGAGCCGGCCACTGGGTGCACTCCGAGCAGCCGGACGCGTTCGTCTCCGCGTTGCGGGTGTTCCTGCTGGGATGA
- a CDS encoding maleate cis-trans isomerase family protein, producing MSAAKGPKLALMVPSTNTSVEREYHHIRPQDLSWHTGRIMIKAPALDSAEAFGKFRECLNEALPDALEVAMTCRPDYIVMGMSAETFWGGVQGNAAFEQNVRDLTGLEVSTGATAAGEALKAFGARRIGVVTPYQPVGDEQVVAYFTELGFEVAAITGLCSASATSIADETPETIREAFLSVDGPDVDALIQCGTNLEAMAVAAELEKELGKPVIAINLATIWHALRANGIEDRIAGHGSLLELH from the coding sequence ATGAGTGCAGCGAAGGGTCCCAAGCTCGCGTTGATGGTGCCGTCGACGAACACCTCGGTGGAGCGCGAGTACCACCACATCCGCCCGCAGGACCTGTCCTGGCACACCGGCCGGATCATGATCAAGGCGCCCGCCCTGGACTCCGCCGAGGCGTTCGGCAAGTTCCGCGAGTGCCTCAACGAGGCCCTGCCCGACGCGCTCGAGGTCGCCATGACCTGCCGGCCGGACTACATCGTCATGGGCATGTCCGCCGAGACGTTCTGGGGCGGGGTGCAGGGCAACGCAGCCTTCGAGCAGAACGTCCGCGACCTCACCGGCCTCGAGGTCAGCACCGGCGCCACTGCCGCCGGCGAGGCGCTGAAGGCGTTCGGCGCCCGGCGCATCGGCGTCGTCACGCCGTACCAGCCGGTCGGCGACGAGCAGGTCGTCGCGTACTTCACCGAGCTCGGCTTCGAGGTCGCCGCGATCACCGGCCTGTGCTCCGCCTCGGCCACCTCGATCGCCGATGAGACCCCCGAGACCATCCGGGAGGCCTTCCTGTCCGTCGACGGTCCCGACGTCGACGCGCTGATCCAGTGCGGCACCAACCTCGAGGCGATGGCGGTCGCCGCAGAGCTGGAGAAGGAGCTCGGCAAGCCGGTCATCGCGATCAACCTGGCCACGATCTGGCACGCGCTGCGTGCCAACGGCATCGAGGACCGGATCGCCGGGCACGGCTCGCTGCTCGAGCTGCACTGA